Genomic DNA from Hordeum vulgare subsp. vulgare chromosome 2H, MorexV3_pseudomolecules_assembly, whole genome shotgun sequence:
gacactcCGGAAAAATGAAGAAtgaaaaggttgagccaatgaagGAATTTAACTCAGATCGGTCTTggcgaaggaatatgactgatggaaatcatacttatgtcacacttgaaaagaattagagatcttcggGAAAATATTATAATAGAAACGTAAGAAcctcggaaagaacctgtgggttatgggcccactcaaaaacaaaccaccgttgaaacaattgcttggaaagagagatactgcaccggtataaccgaaaacttgatgaggtgagaaccccgaaataattgaaaggattgaaaacaagaaacttctgagacatcttcagcactccggatagaatggaGAGAGatggaagaaaaacaagaaatacTTGAATAATAATTTTGAACGTGGGAAAGAAttaaaaggatgaaaaggatatgaaggACACtgagagcttgaattgaatccaccggaaaagagaacaagaatgaagaatgatgaactcggaactcctgagaatcttcacaaagaatcacaGGATACAACACaaaagagaagatagcggaagcaacaatgaaatcaaatgcacttggatgataattgaatcactgaagaaaagggcaggAGGGCGGGGAAcacaagacaacttgggacagatgagatgaactccagaaagtaatgagagattgatcttgcaaatcttgaaaatgatagaattgacttgaagatAAGCACAACAGTTGAAAGGAATTAACATgagaactccggttgacaagaactgataagacaatttgatagagcaaaagaattgcattcccatagaaatatgagaacacctcttagaaaagatatgcaatcaccacttgacatcgaagcaagtcGAATtaacatactccaacaaaacaaagaatgaggcttacgaaaaaagccggaacaaattcatgacggagatttcgttcgatattttcgtggataggatcgcacaggctctatcctacagtagccatcatgtacaaggcagtgcacacgacatacgaagcgtccccgagtcatagcaagctacaaggactctgtaagacacaacgagaaccgatgtaagacgaccgtgaacaaacaaatccactagatgttgaaccccaacctcacatcacaaATTTGTtaaaagattgtcctataagtaactacttgaaattcccacctaagaacttccgaaattttctggtcatgcaatcgggtccacggataaaaGGAGTAAAATTCATCACTCAacccctagcaataacactacccatccagtgtatcacatccgtcaacacataaccagagatctcggaaactcatctatctcagatcctcgaaaacacaacgatactaagtatggcagtacccccgaactctctgcaccagtactggggatgtcggggttatctcaccactactagtattgaagcaatttcgaacatcctccgtcctgagatactaagaaatcagaATGATAATGATGCGCTCAAGAattccctagagctcaactccccggaataaaatcaacacagcaggaggcaccaagtcaaaactctatcacatcaacatcatatagattacaaaaatatccacgtgatcctaaaaaatttgagtgagaagaggaatagaattgaaattattacgtcaagattcctcaccagagcatagacgaggagaaaaaagaatcctactctccgatatataactagactcaaagcggtttttcactagactggactcggccaagttcgatcaattaaGGGTGCTCCTAGGTTggtattgctctgataccaacttgtaacgcccaagatgcggtcctatccttattctgGCGTGAGGGCCTCATTagcgatagaaacgcatctcgtcgtttcgtaagaatggatatagttacaagtacatgtactgaaaagatgagtataaggagttgtcttacactcgccacaagctacatcagagtcatatcagtacaatacatacaatcatcatgaagtagAGCAGGGTCTGtctacggacggaaacaaacgataaaagaacgatgtccatccttgctatcccaggttgtcggcctggaacccatcctagatcgaagaagaagaagaagaagaagaaactccaaatgaacaatcatcatgctcacgtcaaagtaaccttTTACCTGtaactgcaactggtgttgtagtaatctgtcagccacagggactcagcaatctcatttccaaaggtatcaagtctagcaaagcttaatgtgtgaggtatggttaagtggtgaggctgcagcaagtgactaagcatttatttgaggtggctaacttatgagtacaagaataagaggggcatgatctacgcatagcggacgtgaactattgatgatcaaatgaatgatcctgaacacctacttacgtcaaacataacccaccgtgccctcgatcggagaaggagctcacgaaagagacaatcacggttacgcactaagttggcaagttttaattaagtttacttcaagttatctctaaccgaatgttaaacaaagtttccacgttgccacataaccacgggcatggatttccgaaagatttaaccccgcaggggtgctccaactagtccatcacaaactaccacacgctgcgatggaatgacctcaatcagggaaacccgtggtcTCCTCAGGTTCttactggaaaacctcaacctcgagataacccaaagcatcctcagaaTCTCTCGCACAAGGCgcttgagaaaggtaaaacaagtccagcaaggccgcccgacgtgccgacatctcgataggagctgtgtatctcgttctcagggcacaatcggatgagcgcaacgtatagtggcctgatagaaaacacccgagttgccccgggttggccccgcacacgactttgTTTTGGACCAGTACCATCAACAATagccctccctatattatgttgaattactcctcgggttcatgaagccctacgtttttcagtattaacaaaattattatgttgggcaaatatagtaccaatgttgggctttgccagacgagctttatcccaaaacgagaatctatggggtccccataacaaccccaagcatgttaggagcgctcatttatggaacataacaccggtagccaaaactaaggcggtaaagatggaacaaaacaccaggctagaaaggccaagccttccaccttttaccaagtatataggtgcattaaattaaataacatttaatagggtgatataacaaggaacccatgttgacacatggaagcaactgcacctgcaaataGAAACTCtagcacatggttaagcaagtggtaacatagacaatcagtggtttgctaggttgtagaaaggttgaaggttttcatggcaatgttgggaggctggtatttaacaggtggtaggcagcgagacataatgatggaaaccaaataactagcatggcaatgatagcaatggtatctagggaaatgatcatcttgcgtgagatcctgcttggaagaagaacgactacgtgaagcacacgaaccgacgtagtcgaacgggtcctcacattctaacacgcttgcggaactctatcgagacgaagcaaaccggaaacaagaatccacacgcaatattcaccacagcacatgcacgacatgatgcaattcacatatgatgcatgtcccgtTTCCatcatgcaaggcatgacatggaaattcacatcacgcaacactacacgttaagtgaagctaaatatgcaacgagttgcatattgacggaactccacatttaattatttagttcactcccgtttattaacacaacaatattaaaatgttgttaacatggcaaggggtgaagcacaaattaatctacttatctaggcattttaaatgaggccggaaacgacatatagcatctccgaactgaccccatgtgttaaattaTAAATCTGTctggatttgtcctaatcaccttttatgtttgctaaacggcaaaacaaagtggttcacgtgattcttctcgtcgttatagtccatttacatatatggctcatctccaacggagctacggttaattaattacgacctaaaccatttctatcacgtcgacacgcaaaccgatacaAACAACATGATAAACAACTCTAAATATGCTTGAGAGTTGGAAAaccttaatctacgcgaaattctagccaagttacatatataacttgtcgcaatccaacgcacggattaaaagatacgggaatttgaaaatcatgttttttgtgaaaaagaattaaatcgcTGGACGTTAAAAAAACACTACTGGGCGAATTCGCTAATACTGGGCCAACACAAGGTGTGCGCGGGATAATTAAAATACGCTCACGCGCAAAATAGAGGGCTCGGGGGTAGGGCTCATCTCGGTCTCTTGGGTCGGCCtgatggaggggcgatgatgggcCGAAGGCTGGCCTACAACTGGCATCGGCTTGGGCCGCTGTTGGCTTGGTTGTTGGGCCGCGGAAGGGATCGGCTGGGCCTCGGCAGGGAGGTGGGCCGGTCTAGGCGCTGGCCCACGCGGCGAACGGGCGCTGGCGAGCATGTCAACGGGGCGCTCGTCCCCGTCCCGATCCCGATCGGGAGGCAGACGACGGAGGCGGCGGCTAGCGGCCACAACGCTCCGGCAGCGGCCATCTCCAGTAGAGGCGCACTCTGGCGAGGGGCTGGGCGACGGAGCTTCTACATATCCGGCGGTCCCCTGTCGGATCCACGCGTGGTAGGGTCGGGCGGTGCTCCATGGGCCATCCATGGCGGTTCCCTGCGGGGAGAGATGATGAGGGCAGGAGAGCTCAGAGAaagggagagaggaaggaggaggaagagggggcatGGTCCGCGGTGACCTGCTGGACCCGATCGCAGACGCAGGGCGCGGGGGGTCGCGCGAGGGGAGCTCACGCCTCTCCGCTCGGGCACAGGGTTGCGGGTGCTGctgcgtggtggtggttgtggctcgggcttgcagcggcgatGGTTTGGGCCCGGGCGGGCTGCAGATGGGTTTCGGCGGGCCGTGGCTGGAGGTGGGAGGCAGGGGCGCTGGTGACGCCAAGTGGCGGAGGGGCTGTGGTGCGGCGCAGAAAAcgagggcggcggctagggttttgtGGCTAGGGGTCTATTTACAGACAAAACGTGCTAGGGTTTGCAGTTTTTAGCCCGATTCAAGTTGTTCGATCGCAATCGGACGACTCCGGGCATGGGGTAAGGATAGGTGGGCGAGGTTAGGTTGTGTAATCCTCATGTGCTGAGAGAAGAGAGGGGATTTTCGGCCCGGCACaacattttaaaacaccgaaaacccGTATGTCGATAAACCGATGacagtgccgctatggtcgactgttcgggtgtccaacggactccgattgcgatggaatttggcaggcggcctacctacaataaaataagaccgcacgccaagtttcaacccaatccaagaatatttttcacgcacttttaaaaacaagattttaacgaagtcacgggcgcgtgcatgtgtggtccgGCTCTAATCGTTAACGACGAACACagggagaaccggcaactaataacggatgcaggttttgaaaactgacgcagcggagtgccgatgcaatgcagatgatgcgcatgatgcgatgatgaatgcgacagacaaactaATCGCACGGCGGCAatggaataagaggggaatcttctcgagcatcggtctcgggctgtcacaaagggggcgtccaagccttgttgggccagctcccaagggcccatgcggttgggaggaaagagtccctaaaggggaaggcacctcctaggtgccttggggagggaggaaacctccctaggcccacgccccctccttggaggaggggctagggctgcgaTCCAACCCTGCTcctagcctcctatatatagtgggggagagggagggactgaacacaccaattcccatgccccggtggcagccctacctctcccataactatGTTTTCTCCTTAGATCAGTtccggcagcgcttggcgaagccctgctggcactgctccaccatcatctccaccatgccgtcgtgctggttgagatctcatctacttctccttcctctcttgctgtatcaagaaggatgAGATGTCATCGAGccatacgtgtgctaaacgcggaggtgtcgtacgttcgacgctagatcgggaaggatcgtgatgagatcgtgggatggatcatgatgagatcgcgggacgggatgcgatttggatcatgaagatgttccactatatatgtcaaccgcgttatatacgcttccgcttagcgatctacaagggtatgtagatgcactctcccccctcgtagatggtcatcaccatggatagatcttgtgtgcgtgtaggaaattttttgtttcccatgcgacgttccccaacagggcggtgctccaagagacaatgtatgttgtcatgaattatcaaaaccaccaagggagcatatgtgctttcaactgCAAGCCTTCTCCAACTCCATATGACGCTAGTGTGTTCATTTGAAAGAATCAACGGATTGCTAGAGATCAACTCAGGTATTCTCtgattattggctcgcttatgtattTGGTGAGTGCCACGAGGCCTGACATCTCGTTTGCTATAAACAAACTAAGCCTGTTTGTATGAAACCCGGTAGATGATCATTGGCATGCCCATGAGAGAGTTATGCACTATTTGAAAGGCATTGTGAGCTATGGGATTCACTACATCGGATACCCGAGGGTATTGGAGGGTTATAGTGACTCAAACCGGatatctgatgctgatgagattaaGGCCACAAGTGGTTGTGTTTTTCAACTTGGTGGTCCTGGAATTCTTGCAAGCAGACCATCTTAACGAGGATGGAAGCAAAACTCACATCATTAGACATGGCCAGTGTTGAAGCAGAGTGTCTTTGTCAGCTCTTGATGGACTTACATGTGGTTGAAAAAATAATACCCGCTATCCTGATGAACTGTGATAATTAAACTATGATCATAAAGATAAACAGTTTtaaggataatatgaagtccTCAAGACATGTGAAGAGGATATTGAAATCTGTTAGAAAATTGAAGAACTCTCGAATTATTGTGTTGTATTATATCCAAACGTCTAGAAAGTTGGCAGATCCCTTCACAAAAGGGTTTATCATGTAATGCGATAGAAAATGCATCGATTGAGATGGGTTTGAGACCCACCATATGAGTTGTCCATAGTGGTTACCCACTCtgtgtgatcggagatcccgtgaagtacaaGTAGGAGACAAGCTATTGGGCAGCTAGAAGGAGAGTGTCCCTATCTTTCTTAACCCACTTCATGAAGATGCAATAATCTCATAAtctgcatggcaggttgatacTTATCTTAATGTGTTCCAAATGGCTTATTTGAGTAAGCGGAGATGTTATCCTGCAGAGCATCTCCTGAGGAACATACCTATATGAATTTGACTGTTAAACGTCGTAGTTTGTGAGAATTGGGTGTTCTCCAATAAATTCATGAAAAGTCCTAGAGTATGGCGTATACGCTCCACCCACGGGGAAGCTTTGCGCCATCCCAATATCGGTCAAGGATTTGTGTGGAATTACTCCCATAGGAAGCTTATATTTCAAGACATAGTCCACTATTAAAGTTATGATCTAGTGTAGTATAAAATTCTAAatagaagttcaacttaacattcTTCATTAAGCACTGGTATATAAACAATGTTTTAAAACAAATGTTGAGATGTGCTGATGAGAATTTGTAGGGGGTGTTGGAGTCTGCTAGTAGGCCTTTGGCCCAAAGCCCAATAAAATTTTGAAATTCTCATGGCCAATTCTTGCATGGCTATGTGTGATGTGAAGTGAGATTAATGTTTAGTGTCATATCGCCAGTTGAGAGAAAGTTGCATCATCTTATAAGGTGAGCTCTTCTAGCATTTGTATGAGCATGAGAAGAGGAGATCTACACGTGTGCTCCTCCTCCCCGCTCGCCTTGCCACGCCACGCCTCATCACGACGCGTCGTGCCTCGTCGGGTTTCTAGAATGAGACGAGCTGAGGACAAAGCTATGCATGTTATCTATATTTTTACTGCTCGGGAAAAAAATAATAAgtcattaattaataattaacgaACGCGTTGATTACTAAGTAGTTTCCGATATTTTTGGATCATGGGGTTGTTACCGACTTGGACGTGGGTTTACGTCTATGACCTACCCGATCCGCACTATATAAACAAGCAGACGtctaccctagccgccgccataaCATATGATTGCGCATCGTTCCAAAACATTTTGTCGTCACACAAGTCTTCTCCATCCCTCCTTTCGGCGTGCACCGTGAGAAGGGACAGCAGACCTCCGGAACCCCATCTCTCGTGATCCTGTACGGAAGAGGGGCGATCATGTTTCTGGAGAGCGCACTCGCGCGATTGCTGGCAGCAACTACTTCCTCGACGACGACTTCTTCCCAGATCTCGGAAACCTTTTCATCAATGACATGGGCGACAACACCAACGCTGGCGGTTCTGCTCCCGCTACACTCGTATGCAATTTTGTCTTCTCTATTTGAGATTATCCTAGAATTTCTGTTTCTACTCCATAGATTCGATCTATTCATCTACTATACTGGTTCGCATGATTAGTTTAGTCTCTATTACCATCGTTATGATATATTTACTGTTTATTCGGATTAAATCTCGTAGTAATTTGCTCATATACTCAATAGAATTTATGCTGCAATCAATTCAACAAAAAGTCTGAACTGGTAAAGTGAAGCGAACAATATATTCAACAGTGCCAAGACCTTCAACACATGGGTCGAACTGAAGAGCATGCAATGAGGTACGTAACGGTTTCTTGATTCCCTAATGTTTCCCTCAACGAAGTGTCAACACTTATACTTCGTCATACTTGGTGCAGTGTACTTGCATTATTAGTATAAGTATATTAGCATCCAAGGCATGTAAAATAGAGTTATCGCCATAATCGGTCCCTGGTCTATGCCTGTTCATAAACATCTCTACAGCTGACAACGTTAGCTGGGCTGCCAGAATCTAGACCTGTATTTCTAATCGTCGAAAGAACAATGGCGCCATGTGAATGGCTCGGGCCAGCGGACCAGCACCAGCAAAACTTGTACGCATCTTCTTCCGTAAGCTACGCCAGCTCTGCGTGTCTTTGTTATGCGAGTCGTTGTCATTCCTTGGCTAATAACTAGTGATAGGAGGTGGCGGAGATGATGCAGCCTAGCCGAGTTAAGTAGGGTTTGTTTGTTTGAGACAGTAAAACGACAATCCTGATAAGAACACGGTTTTAAAATCGGGGATCGGTTGGTGGCGTAACGCATTGCCGGTTGCGTACGTCTTTTCGTTGTAGATAGATTCTTGTAGACAACGACTTAACCCATATACTGTAACCTCAGCCATCGGAGGAGTGATGCAGTAATGCTACatctaaaaaaaaaaaaacatacaCGCAAGCTAAGATTCCACGAGCTACGTTGACGTTATTAGCCATTTAAATCTACGTGAGGACGCATGCTTGTCTTGCTGAAATCCAGGGGTTATGTCACACATGGAGATGGAGTAGTAGAGAAATGGCAAAGCCTAGATGAATACAGCATCATCATCGTTAGCAACCTTATTATTTCGTCGAATCTTCGAACACCCTCCATGATATTTGGGGATTTCAGGGAGTGGCCACATTTTGTTTGGCAAGCGGAGCGATTTCCTCGCCTTCGATGCCGGGCTGACTTCCCTCAACTCCTAGGCTAAGAAGGGCCTCCTCCCACTTCTTTGCCGGTCCCTGATCACACAAAGAGAGGGTCAATTTATCCTTGTCTCCACACACAAGAAATTCATTCATGTAAAGGGTAAATAGGAACTTAATTGGCAGTTCTGCCCACCTTCCAAGATAGGTCCTGCGCCATACAATTCTGAACCATTGCATGGAACACCGGCGTTCTGTACTGTTTCAGAGCTCGGGTGACATTTGACCCGACTGCCGTCACATCCGCTGGATCGACGGTTTCAAACTACAAGATGACAGATCAAGGCTATCAGTCATCACTGCATCGACATTTGCGAGCAAACACTCAAGACCAAGCCTATATTGTTCTTTACCTCGACATTGAACGAACCCATGTGGAACCCTGTGACACCCTCCCTCACTGTGTCGACGAGTCCTCCGGTGGATGAACAGATGGGAACCTGTAAAATGCAAGTATGTCAACTGGGACAATACTTGCGAAATCAAAGTTAACATGTAATTGATCAAGTGAGACTGTGAGAACGCTTACAACTCCATATCTCATCCCTTGCAGTTGGATGAGGCCGCATGGCTCGAACCTACTTGGAATAATTATGAAATCTGCCCCGGCGAACATCATGTGTGCCAATGGAACATTGAATTTTGCTATGCCTCTGGCATTCTGTGGGTACTTCACTTCTAGCAGCATCAGTTCCTCCTCCATTTTCTTCTTCCCTGTGCCCTGAAGAATACAAAACATTTTGGCTAAGTGATTATCATCTTCTATCTTCTGTCATGTCATATGAGTGCATCAGAATTCTCTTTCAAAACGAACATACGAGAACAATTATCTGAACATTCTCCTCGACAAACTCCGGAATGGCTGCAATTAGTATGTCTGACCCTTTCTGTTCTTCAAGACGTCCAATGAAAACTATAACAGGTATGCTAGAGTCCACGGGCAATCCAACTTCAGCTTGCAGTATTTCTTTATTGAGAGCTCTTGCTTCCGCCACCTGAAAAATTCTCTCTGTAAGTACTGAATTATCCATATTTGGTACTAACTGGCAAAAGAGGAGAAACCTCTCACTGAAACCTTACCGTTGTTGCATTGTATTTGACACTGATGTACTTGTCTGTTGCTGGATTCCAATCAATAACATCCATTCCATTTACAATTCCAGTTTCAAGAGGCTTTGTGCGAAGGACGCCATCCAACTCAACACCTTTCTCTGGGCCAGAAGTGAGTTCTTTGACATAATGTGGACTAACTGTAAGGACTACATCACACTCAGTGATCCCTGCCTTCATCCAGTTAATCTTTC
This window encodes:
- the LOC123427313 gene encoding granule-bound starch synthase 1b, chloroplastic/amyloplastic, giving the protein MGSYQTNSVGSLKLSPHIQFQQSCNNGVMFLSMRNKTQLAKRRATNYETHRNSSRTSSPIVCSTGMPIIFVATEVHPWCKTGGLGDVVGGLPPALAAMGHRVMTIAPRYDQYKDTWDTNVLVEVIVGDRTETVRFFHCYKRGVDRVFVDHPMFLEKVWGKTGSKLYGPTTGTDFRDNQLRFCLLCLAALEAPRVLNLNNSEYFSGPYGENVVFVANDWHTAVLPCYLKSMYKQNGIYENAKVAFCIHNIAYQGRFPRADFELLNLPESFMPSFDFVDGHVKPVVGRKINWMKAGITECDVVLTVSPHYVKELTSGPEKGVELDGVLRTKPLETGIVNGMDVIDWNPATDKYISVKYNATTVAEARALNKEILQAEVGLPVDSSIPVIVFIGRLEEQKGSDILIAAIPEFVEENVQIIVLGTGKKKMEEELMLLEVKYPQNARGIAKFNVPLAHMMFAGADFIIIPSRFEPCGLIQLQGMRYGVVPICSSTGGLVDTVREGVTGFHMGSFNVEFETVDPADVTAVGSNVTRALKQYRTPVFHAMVQNCMAQDLSWKGPAKKWEEALLSLGVEGSQPGIEGEEIAPLAKQNVATP